The following proteins are co-located in the Salvelinus namaycush isolate Seneca chromosome 31, SaNama_1.0, whole genome shotgun sequence genome:
- the ddt gene encoding D-dopachrome decarboxylase, whose translation MPFIDLESNLPASKFSEDFLKKLGSKTAAILGKPEERMMLVVKPGLPMLMGGTCAPCVILSVSAIGVTDTAEKNKEHSANIFPFLIGELGLTEDRIVIRFYALEPHQVGKKGTVMSYL comes from the exons ATGCCGTTCATTGATTTGGAAAGTAACTTACCTGCTAGTAAGTTTTCTGAGGATTTCTTGAAAAAGCTAGGGTCCAAAACAGCGGCTATTCTAGGCAAACCCGAAGAG AGAATGATGTTGGTGGTGAAACCTGGACTGCCAATGCTCATGGGTGGAACTTGCGCTCCGTGTGTCATACTGTCCGTGTCCGCCATCGGTGTCACTGACACTGCGGAGAAGAACAAGGAACACAGTGCCAATATCTTCCCTTTTCTTATTGGAGAACTTGGTCTTACTGAAGACAG GATCGTGATCAGGTTCTATGCACTGGAGCCCCATCAGGTTGGAAAGAAAGGTACTGTTATGAGTTACCTGTAG
- the LOC120026407 gene encoding outer dense fiber protein 2-like, which translates to MKKALRTRSISPPLHVHVNETTPVHVHVKKSRSPARTPQGKTKGDGGNLRPTAKVKTRVPWIPPGKASIRDASYKWEGPTHRLEITTLPQPEISHSPLRFADLSSEEEEVLHGRINQYERKIDSLMTEVELRRKEQLLDRQSEKLSASQRVIEEQEEELAEVANELEVTERENSRLRHSMEKMLDESDCTSRLERSMESMQLEKDTLLRKLMEAEIDGTEAAIQVSALRETVTKMRSVSTSRMSGTESSLLASQKELLLQKLETFEATNRTLRHLLREQHGRELESTRMSEQKDVLLKRLTDTEAENSNIVVKLQEKKREVKQLTTLLDTEKENAKTTGELSKVLESTRAHLQSQLRSKEADNNRLAVQIKNLERAASQQQGEMGHLLEQLRGLKLQAEADKEDLKRATRAQKHRAERSEDTAGQLSTQLLDVENQMAEALSAAENWRGRHSQEMKDKTQLEMEVSVLNIRMSDLTQQLHGREDKGRAEREGLLDRLHSLTTEGTHCRLQNQSLKARLSAVEEKLALSQSEVQQVKASVKQYESLVDSYKTQVVKTQAEADEYCARLGQTECEAREVRDQMERELEVVRRELLGRLTELEPLPEALRRSDVLLEEAQDREHAQERHSTELTTALADLHMKVEQQGTQVELVRVKNSVLLEENKQLQHRVESLERKLEEATSQNRDLAGVIAKREETIHSNHLCLEEKSRECTHLTRQLEEALEDARLQVSNTRERASTKERSTQSKVVDLQTQLSRTATELTTLRRSKEEVERRYQSRLQDVKDRLEQSDSINRSLQNYVQFLKASYANVFGDLALTSSLRAPSPI; encoded by the exons ATG AAAAAAGCACTGAGAACCCGATCAATCTCACCACCCCTACATGTGCACGTGAATGAGACCACGcctgtgcatgtgcatgtgaaGAAGAGTAGGAGCCCTGCCAGGACACCACAG GGTAAGACTAAGGGCGATGGAGGGAACCTGCGACCTACTGCAAAGGTCAAGACACGGGTGCCGTGGATACCGCCTGGGAAGGCCTCCATACGGGATGCCTCCTACAAATGGGAG GGGCCGACTCATCGTCTGGAGATCACAACATTACCTCAGCCCGAGATCTCCCACTCTCCGCTGCGATTTGCCGACCTCTCgtcagaggaggaggaagtgCTGCATGGACGAATCAACCAGTACGAGAGGAAGATTGACAGCCTGATGACTGAG gTGGAGCTACGAAGGAAGGAGCAGCTGCTGGATCGGCAGTCTGAGAAACTTAGCGCCTCCCAGCGGGTCAttgaggagcaggaggaggagctgGCCGAGGTGGCCAATGAGCTGGAGGTCACGGAGAGGGAGAACTCCCGCCTGCGCCACTCCATGGAGAAGATGCTGGATGAGAGCGACTGCACCAGCAG ACTAGAGAGGTCTATGGAGTCAATGCAGCTGGAGAAGGACACTCTGCTCAGGAAGTTGATGGAGGCTGAGATAGATGGGACAGAGGCTGCAATACAGGTGTCAGCCCTCAGAGAGACCGTCACTAAGATGAGGAGTGTCAGCACCAGC AGGATGTCTGGGACTGAGTCTTCCCTCCTGGCGAGTCAGAAGGAGCTGCTGCTCCAGAAACTGGAGACGTTTGAGGCCACCAACCGCACGCTGCGCCACCTACTGAGGGAACAGCACGGACGTGAG CTGGAATCCACGAGGATGTCAGAACAGAAAGATGTACTTCTGAAGAGGCTTACAGACACAGAGGCAGAAAACTCG AATATTGTGGTGAAACTgcaagagaaaaagagggaggtgAAGCAACTGACTACGCTTCTGGACACAGAGAAG GAGAATGCTAAGACCACAGGCGAACTGTCTAAAGTGCTGGAGTCTACTCGGGCCCACTTGCAGAGCCAGTTACGCAGCAAAGAGGCTGACAACAACCGCCTTGCTGTGCAAATCAAG AACCTGGAGCGGGCGGCCAGTCAGCAGCAGGGAGAGATGGGTCACCTGCTGGAGCAGTTGCGGGGTCTGAAACTACAGGCGGAGGCCGACAAAGAGGACCTAAAGAGGGCCACACGGGCCCAGAAACACCGGGCTGAACGCAGCGAAGATACCGCCGGGCAGCTCAGCACCCAGCTACTGGATGTG GAGAACCAGATGGCAGAGGCCCTATCAGCAGCAGAGAACTGGCGTGGTCGCCACTCCCAGGAAATGAAGGACAAGACTCAGCTAGAGATGGAGGTCTCAGTCCTCAAcat CCGAATGTCAGACCTGACACAGCAGCTCCATGGGAGAGAGGACAAGGGCCGGGCCGAGAGAGAGGGGCTCCTGGACCGCCTGCACAGTCTCACCACAGAGGGCACCCACTGCAGGCTACAGAACCAGAGCCTCAAG GCCAGGTTATCTGCTGTGGAAGAGAAGCTGGCTCTGTCCCAGTCAGAGGTACAACAAGTCAAAGCCTCTGTGAAGCAATACGAGAGCCTGGTAGACAGCTATAAGACCCAG GTGGTGAAGACGCAGGCGGAGGCGGACGAGTACTGTGCCAGGCTGGGACAAACGGAATGCGAGGCACGGGAGGTCCGGGACCAGATGGAGAGGGAGTTAGAGGTGGTGCGTAGGGAGCTACTGGGCCGGCTGACAGAGCTGGAGCCTCTTCCTGAGGCACTGCGGCGCTCCGATGTCCTACTGGAGGAAGCTCAGGACAGGGAACACGCCCAGGAGAGACACAGCACCGAGCTGACCACTGCCCTGGCCGACCTGCacatgaag gtggaGCAACAAGGCACCCAGGTGGAGCTGGTGAGAGTGAAGAACTCGGTCCTGTTGGAGGAGAACAAACAGCTGCAACACCGTGTGGAGAGTCTGGAGAG GAAGTTGGAGGAGGCCACCAGTCAAAACAGGGACCTGGCGGGGGTGATCGCCAAGCGGGAGGAGACCATCCACAGCAACCATCTCTGTCTGGAGGAGAAGTCCCGTGAGTGCACCCACCTGACCCGCCAGCTGGAGGAGGCTTTAGAAGACGCCCGACTACAG GTGTCCAACACCCGGGAGCGTGCGTCCACCAAAGAGCGCTCCACCCAGTCCAAGGTGGTGGACCTACAGACACAGTTGAGCAGGACCGCCACAGAACTCACCACCCTACGCCGTAGCAAAGAGGAG GTGGAGCGGCGTTACCAGTCGCGTCTGCAGGATGTGAAGGATCGTCTGGAGCAGTCAGACAGCATCAACAGGAGTCTGCAGAACTACGTCCAGTTCCTCAAAGCATCCTATGCCAACGTGTTCGGCGACTTAGCCCTCACCAGCTCTCTGCGGGCCCCCTCTCCTATCTGA